A stretch of Gemmatimonadota bacterium DNA encodes these proteins:
- a CDS encoding PilN domain-containing protein has translation MIEINLLPGARKKSKSTGGGSSFDVRAFVGSLGERFKDPWLGIAAGGVLVGVAAVGAMWFFQGRTAAALDEQLRVAVQDSARFDAVVKATRTAQAQRDSIMRQMAIIQAIDGERFVWPHIMDEVSRALPTYTWLRSVGQSSAPSTVSPEQVAAGQSPKLTLRVIGLTVDLQALTIFMKQLEASDFLENVTIAGTQATQSEGKTVTEFTLDMAYSKPPASAVRTVPLTISVR, from the coding sequence ATGATCGAGATCAATCTCCTCCCAGGCGCGCGCAAGAAGTCGAAGTCCACCGGTGGTGGCTCGTCGTTCGATGTGCGCGCGTTCGTCGGCTCGCTCGGCGAGCGGTTCAAGGACCCGTGGCTCGGCATCGCCGCCGGTGGCGTGCTGGTCGGGGTCGCCGCCGTCGGTGCGATGTGGTTCTTCCAGGGCCGTACCGCGGCGGCGCTCGATGAGCAGCTGCGCGTGGCGGTGCAGGACAGCGCCCGGTTCGACGCCGTGGTGAAGGCGACGCGGACGGCGCAGGCCCAGCGCGACTCCATCATGCGGCAGATGGCGATCATCCAGGCGATCGACGGTGAGCGCTTCGTGTGGCCGCACATCATGGACGAGGTGTCGCGCGCGCTCCCGACCTACACCTGGCTCCGCTCGGTGGGGCAGTCTAGCGCGCCGTCGACGGTCTCGCCGGAGCAGGTCGCGGCCGGCCAGTCCCCGAAGCTGACGCTGCGCGTGATCGGCCTGACGGTCGATCTCCAGGCGCTGACCATCTTCATGAAGCAGCTCGAGGCGTCGGACTTCCTCGAGAACGTGACCATCGCTGGGACGCAGGCGACCCAGAGCGAGGGTAAGACGGTGACCGAGTTCACGCTCGACATGGCGTACTCGAAGCC